The following nucleotide sequence is from candidate division KSB1 bacterium.
AACATGCTGTCGACTGCATGAAGCTTGGTGCGGAAAATTATATTTTGAAGCCGATCAACATCATGGATCTAATAAGCAATTTAAAAACAGCGCTGATGAAATCTTCTGAGACAGAGAAGAAAAACGCAGGCAACACTGCTGATATGGACTTTCCATTCATTGGCCAGTCAAGTGCCACTATAGAGACAAGAGAATTGGTAAAGAAAATTGCGCATTCCGAACTTTCAGTAGTAATCAAAGGCGAAAGCGGAACAGGTAAAGAGCTGATCGCAAATGCTATTTATCAGTACAGTAATCGTAAGAATAAGCCATTTCTTAAAATTAATTGTGCCGCCCTGCCACTTCATTTATTAGAAAGTGAATTATTTGGCTATGAGCCAGGTGCTTTTACGGATGCAAAAAAACTAAAGCGTGGAAAGCTGGAAATCGCTCATCAAGGCACTTTGTTTTTAGATGAGATTGGCGATATGCCAATCGAAATGCAGGCAAAATTACTTCGTGTTTTGGAAGAGCACGTTGTGGAAAGGCTTGGTGGTAATCAATTGATTCAAACGGACTTTCGTCTGATTTCAGCGACCAATCAAAACCTGGAATTGTGTATCAAAAATGGTGAATTTCGCAATGACCTTTATTTCCGATTAAATACAATGCAAATCAATTTAAAGCCTTTACGTGAGATTAGAGAAGATATTCAATTGATCAGTAATTATTTTGTCCAACGATATTCAATTGAGCAGAAAATTAATCAGCCATCAATACATTCAAAAACGATGGAAATTTTTTTATCTTACCATTGGCCTGGAAATGTGCGTGAGCTGAGGAATGTGATCCAAAGATCGGTGGTACTATGCGATGGTAAAGATATTCTTCCGGAACACCTTCCTGATCACATGCATTGGCATGAGTATAATGACGTTGAAATTGACTCGACATCCCTTTTGTCTCTTGAAGATATGGAAAGGGAGCATATTCAAAAAGTTATGCAAATCGCTTCCGGTAACAAAAATCGAACCGCGGCCCTCTTAAAAATCCATCGTGATACACTTTATAGAAAATTGCGGAAATACGAATTGGATTAAAACGCTAACCAAACACACCTCCATGAAATAAAATTCCATTCTAGACTTTCATTATGTCGTGTTTTACATAATTTGAAGACGATATGTAGAAATAGTCTAAATCTAATAAAGTCAAAATGTTATCTTCTTTATAACATGTCTATTGTCGTAATTTACGACTTCATACCGAATTCCTTTTTTTGTCATTTTCATTAAAACGCTACATCAATAAATCCCTATAAACTATTAAATAACAAGTGGTTATTGCTATATTTATTCCGGTTCGATAAGCGATTAGTTTGTTTGGAACAAGACTTGCTAAAATAGTTTCGAAACGAATTACGGTAAATCTTCAACTAGAACTTTAATAGGGAAGATAGAAAATTTTGGCAAAGAAATATACGGTAAAAATTTTATTAATTTTCTGCTTAATATCAAGTCTCCTGTTTGGATGTTCTAACAGAGTTGGAATTAAACAGCCGCAACAAAGTTATGGAAATGGATCTAGCAGTCAATCTGTTGAAAATCAACCAGTTGTTCCTGCGGAATATCTATTAGGTTTTGGTGATGAAATAGAAGTCAGATTTTTCAACAATGCACGATTCAATGAAACTATTACAGTACGGCCTGATGGTCGAATTACATTGGAAAAAGTTGGCGACATTTATGTATCTGGAATGACCCCTAGTGGCTTGGACAGTATAATTACAAAATCCTATTCAGATTTGTTAATCAACCCGGAAGTAACGATATTCGTTCGACAGTTCGGGGGGTATAATGTTTATCTACTAGGAGAAGTGAACGAACCAGGGGGTTATCCAATAACGCGCAATATGACAATTTTACAGGCAATTGCGCAAGCCGGTGGAGCCAAGGATAGCGCCAAGCTAAAGAGTGTAATGATATTGCGATTAGGTCAGGATGAGCAAATCGAAGCCATTAAAGTCAACTTAAAAGAACTATTAAAAGGTGCAAACATTCCAAACCAGTATTACTTGCGCCCACAAGATATTGTTTATGTTCCAAAAACATTTATTGCGGGAATTAGCTCATTTCTTAAACAAGTCTATGATGGAGCGTTTCCGCCTGTTGATATTTATTTGAGAGTATTATTCTGGACCAAATGAAGCTTGTTTTACAAGATTCTTAAAGTCTGAACAAAACATAATTCACAACGCCAAGGAATCTCATTTTATAATTTGGGACTGACTTGGCGGAGCTGTATTTAAATAAATTAAAACTAAATCAATAATTCCCGGAGTAAAAAAACTAAATGTTTAGTGAATCAAAATACGAAAACTCATTTTCCTTAAGAAATTTATTCATGGTCATATTTAAACGAAAATTGACATTACTGGTCGTTTTTCTGTCTGTCGTTGCAATTGGATCTATTGTCAGTTATTTATTGCCAAGAATATACCAGGCAAAAGCAACAATTTTAATTAAAGATGATACCGAAGACGAAAAGGCCATTTTATTCAAAAATAGTGCTTATAGAGGAATCGGGCAATTTGATTGGGTAAATTCTGAGGTGGAAATTCTTAGAAGTTACCCAGTTGCAGAACGTGTGGTTCAAGAACTGCAATTATCTCAGGTTTATTTTAAAAATCATTCAAATAAACCTAACATTGATAAAATTATTTTTGCTAAAACGGTAATAAGAGTGAGGGAAAAATTTAGAGTTGATGTCCCTCGTAATAGTAATGTTTTGGAAATTAGCTATAAAACGAAAGATCCACTGCTTGCTGCCGAAGTTGTTAAATCGTTTATAAATACCTACAAAACTTATCGTTCTGAAATATCAGAACAGTCTGAAACTCACCAATTTTTTGAGGAACAACTAAAGATTGAAAACGACAAACTCCAGAAATTGGAAAGGCAGCAATCTGCATATAAAAAGGAAAAAGAAATGTTGTCGACAGAAGCACAGAGTGAAATCTTACGTAATAAACTGAATAATTATGAACAGAACTTAACACGAGTAAGGACACAAAGGATAGGGTTAGAGACTAAATTATCAGTTGTAAAGGAACAGAGAGATCGAGGTCAATATCTAAATATACCAACAATGGATGCAAGTAATAGTCCCAGCCGAGAAAAACATATTGCTAAATTAAGGGGAGAACTGCTGGATTTTAAACTACAAAAAGAAAAACTTGAGCAAAAATTTACATCCCAGTACGTGGAAGTTATTGAGGTTACTAATTTAATAAATGTTACACAAGCCATCATTGAAAATGAGATTCAACAAATCATCGAAATGGAAGAAGCTTCCATAAGGGCATTGAAAGCGGAAGAAAAAGAGTTTCAGCGATTGATCGCCCAGATTACGCTGGAAGTCAAAGAATTTGCTCAAGAAGAATATGAATTTGCGCAGCTAAGCCGCGGCATTGAAGAAAATCGAGAGGTATATTCAATGTTGTTGAAGAAAAAAGAAGAATCAAGAATATCTTTGGCAAAGTTAGAAAGAGGAGTAAGGATTCGTGTTATCAGCCCTCCAATTGTACCAATAAAACCAATTTTCCCAAAAACCTATTTATTTCTCATTGTTTCAATATTTTTAGGAATGGTAAGCGGTTTTTTCTTGATCACTTTGCAAGAATACTTTGACCATTCTATAAAATCATCTAACGATTTAGAGCAACTTGTTGGAATTCCAAGCCTTGGCACTGTCCGAGAAATAGAACTAACTTAACATACTGATTTAACATTGATTGAAAAGGATATTATGCAAACCGATCATTCTATGCCTAAGGGATTAAAAGAAAAAATTCAACCAATATTTTGGGATCATTTCGGTATTAAAGAAATGCCTTTTTCAAGGACTGAGAATCCTAATTATGTTTATTGGAGTGCAGGGCATAAAGAAAATTTGATGTCCCTTAGAAAGGCGGCGTTAAAAGGGCAAAATATACTGTTCACAGGCAAAAAAGGTAGCGGCAAGACTTTAATCATTAATTCTTTTGTAAAACTTTTACCAGATGAATATCGTGTTGTTATAATAAATAATACTTTTACAAACCTAGAGTATTATTTACGTAATATTTGCAAACAATTTGGTATTACATCAACTGAAAAATCCAGTTTTGAACTTATTCAATCATTATCCTCCGAATTAGAGATTAATAGACGATTAAACAGAAAATCTTTGTTAATCGTTGACGATATACAATCTTCGAAACAGAATGTTTTATTACTACTTGGCAAGCTGCTGAATTTATTCCCAAAAGGCTTACTTCAATTTATTCTGGTGGGAACGAGTGAGATTTTAACAATATTAGAAAATGAAGAGTTGAATGATTTATCTAGATTAATTGATGTGAAATTGAATCTCTCTACATTGAATTATCAAGAAGTCAAGCAGTATATCAATCACAGGTTTGCTGTTGCGGGCAATCAAGAATGTTCAATTTTTAAAGAAGATTCTGTAGATAATATCTATGATTTATCGAAGGGAATTCCTTTAAATGTAAATAGGGCATGTAATCGTTTATTAGCTGAAGAATTCCTAAAAAGAGCTAAGCAAATAACTTTTCTCGATAAAGACAACTCTGATTCTAACTTACTGAAATTTGAGTTGGACACGAATGACACTTCACTTCAGTTCTTGGAAGATGCAAAGCCTGCAACAATAGAATTAAAAATAGAGGGTACAGAAACTAAACCTGACAAAAACGAAGAACAAGTTAAAGATAACTCTTATTTAGATGATGAAACAATCACAATTACCACTCCTGAAAATTTCGTATTGCAGGAAACGGCCAATCATATGGTACCTTCACTATTAAACAATTATTCAGATAAAGTGTTAAATGATTTTCAAAAAATATTAGAGAATATAAGGTTATCTGCTGGTGAAGATTCATTGAATATTATTGGAATTGTGAGCCCCATCCACAAACAAGGTACGTCTACAATTGCAAGAATTCTATCTTTAGTCGCATCTGGATTGGAGATCTCCAATGAAAATGAAAACCCAATGATTTGTTCAAATAATGCCACCCCCAACAGGATACTTTTGATTGATACACAATTAAGGGCGCCGGAATTACATAAGAAATTCGAAATAACAGCGGATTTCGGCTTGATGGATTTTCTCACAAAAAATATTTCAATAGAGAAATGCATTATTAAAATCCCTAATTCAAATCTCAACATAATTACTGCTGGTAGTTGTAGTCCTTTCAACAGGAAACCCCACGGCTTTGAAAAACTTAAGATAGCTCTTGAAAAACTTAGAGATCAATTTGATTTGGTTTTGATGGATTTACCACCAATTTTAGAATATGGTGAATCGATTTCTCTCTGCCGAATTTGTGATGGAGTTGTTTTAACTGTAAAATTAGATGATTGCCGGGTTGAAGTTTTAAAAGAATCAAAGAAAATTTTAACCCATGCGAATGTTCGTATAATTGGTGGTATTGTGAATCACAGAAAATTTTATTTACCACAATGGTTGTACCGCAGGTTATAAGCCTAAAATTTATTGGAACAATATTCATTAGGATTTGAATCAATGAGTTATCTGCAAATAGTTAAACCTTCTATAAAAACTCAATCTTCTTCCAGGATAGCGAGTTATAAAGAATTTAAGGCAACTATTATACAAGAAATTGAGCATGTCAACCGTAATAATCATTTTTTTTGGTTGATCAGTTATCGGATTGAAACGAAGGATGTAAGATCAGAAAGCGGAAGGCGGATATATGATATTATTTCAAGTAAAATACGCTCTTCAGATAAAATAGGAATTTTAAATGATGGTATTGGTGTTATTTTATTAAATACTGATGCAGAAATCGCAGAAAAACTTGCATTGAGTATTTGCACTTACATCTCAACATTTATGCCTCCACCGTTTTATACTATTTTTCCATATCCAACGAACCGGGACGATAAAACAAGACCTTTAGATTTTTTTGACCAGTTTGATGATTTAAAAACCAATGAAAACAGCGTTATGGATTCAAACCCAAGACCAGTTGATGAGTTACCTGGGAATGGAAACGGAAGTCCAACTTTCGCCCTTTCATCATCAAAACGATATTCTTCCAACAATACGATTAAAAATGCAATTGGTAAGTTTAAATCGGATGGACGAAATTCACAGCATGTAATAATGATAGGCATGAATCAGCGATCTATGCAATTCGCTCTAGATATTGAATCAAATCCGGGTTCTGGTTATAGCATTGATGGTTTTGTTGATAATGAATGGGATGGATCAGTTGATTGCTTAAAGCAGGGGTTTGAGTTGGTAGCAAGTTTTGATCAATTTTCAAAATATATGAATGAGCATGTGATCGATGAAGTGGTTATTGGTCTTCCGATGAATTCTCATTATCAAGAAGTATCTCGTATTGTATCTTTATGTGAGGAGCAGGGTATCAAAGTCAGGTTTCTGCCCTCTATGTTTAATTTAAGATTTGCTCGCTTAAAAATTGTAAATGTAGAAAGTTATGCTTTGGTTACCTTCGATCCAGTGAAATTAACGGGGTGGAAGGTTTACATCAAGCGTTTCTTTGATATCGTTATTTCTGCGGTTTCTCTTTTATTGTTTTCGCCACTTTTCCTGGTTATTTCTCTATTAATCAAGCTGACTTCAAAAGGACCCATTTTCTTCGTTCAAGAGAGAGTAGGTCTAAACAAAAGAAAATTCTCGTTGTATAAATTCCGCACTATGATATCTGGTGCAGAAGGTATGATGCCCGATCTCGAATCAGCCAACGAACTTCAGGGGCCAACCTTCAAGATGAAAAATGATCCCCGGGTTACAAGGTTTGGGAAATTACTCAGGAAATCCAGCCTTGATGAAATACCCCAACTTATCAATGTGTTGCAAGGATTTATGAGTCTTGTCGGGCCCAGACCACTTACACTTAGAGATTATAGTGGTTTTGAAAAAAACTGGCATCGGAGGCGATTTAGTGTACGTCCCGGGCTAACTTGCCTGTGGCAGATCAATGGCAGAAATAATATTCCATTCGATAGGTGGATGGAGTTAGATATGGAATATATTGATAAATGGTCTCTTTGGCTTGATTTAAAAGTTATGTTAAAAACCATTCCTGCAGTAGTTTTAGGAAAAGGGGCTGGGTGATTTCAAAATAAGGGGTAGCTCATTGATTGATTCAAAAAAGCGATGATTTTTTCAAGCTTCTTACTCGTACTCAAACGTAATTCAAAAAAACGATGACTGTCTTAGTTAAAACTGAAGAAAGCATTCTCACTGCTAAATCATGGTTAAGTAGTTTAACTGTACTGTGGCAGAGTCTGTTTGGCAAAACTGCCTGGAAGAGTGTCTTGGGTTTAACGGACCAGGCAATCGTTAGCGGCACTAATTTTTTAATAACCGTAATTGTTGGCAGACTGTGTGGAATAAATGAACTAGGCGTTTATTCCCTTGGATTTAGTATCGTTATATTGATTGTCAATATGCAAGAATCAATAATTTTTGTGCCTTATACAGTTTATGTTAATCATACTCCCAAGGAATCCCGCGCACAGCATGCCGGAAGTATTTTCATCCAATATTGTTTGTTCTCTATATTAGCTGTAATCTGTTTAATTGTGTCAGCAACACTTTTTTCAACAGTTTTCGAATATAATCGCATTGCATCTTTGATCTGGGTACTCGCGGGAATTACTCCTTTTATACTATTACGGGAATTTGGCAGACGTTTCGCGTTCGCAAATCTACATTTTGCATCGGCTTTAATTATTGACATGGGAGTCGTGCTGATATTAATAAGTGGTCTGGTCTGGTTAGGTTTAATTGCTAAGCTATCTGCTATTACCACATACGCAGTAGTTGGTTTGGCATGTGCGATAGTAAGTCTGGTATGGTTGTCTAAATTTAGCAAAAGCATGAAAGTAAATTGGAGCGATGTAAAACGAGAGATAAAGCGAAGTTTGTTATTCGGAAGATGGGTTCTTGCGAGCCAGATAACCGGAACTTTTCATGGGTACTTAATGTTCTGGATGCTAGCGCTAATGATTAGCACTTCTGCTACCGGCGCCTATACCGCTTGTTGGGCTATAGTATCAATTGCAAACCCCCTTATTTTGGGAATTGGCAATGTATTAGCACCGAGAGCTGCTCGCTTATATGCTGAAAGTGGCAGTAAAGAAGTTCGTAGAGTGATATTGAAAACCACATTGCTTATGGGGGGTGTCATGATCTTGTTTTGTGTGATGATGTTTCTTTTTGGTGGTGAGTTGATGTCTTTTTTCTATGGCAACGATTATGAGGGGTTCGAATCCACAATTCGTGTATTGGCAATGGGAATTGTCTTATCCGCTTTGACCATTACAGTAGATATTGGTTTACGCATTATTGAGAAACCGAATAAAAATTTTAAGGCATGTTTAATTGGTTTAGGTGTAACGATTGTTGTTGGGCCGTACCTGGTCGTTCAGTGGGGAGTTTTGGGTGCGGCTTATAGTATGCTAGCAGGCTCAATGATCGCCTTGTTAGTTAGGTGGATAGCTTTTTTACGGCTTGTGGATAATTCATATAGCTTAGACTAATTATAATTATGAACCAGACCTTATCTTTACTACCAACAATAGATAAACGGTTGCTCAATCAAACGAAACCTTTTACGATGTCTATGTGGATCGGTGCTATTTTATTAAGTGCTGCTGTCTTTTTTAACAGCTTCAGCATCACGCTTATTGGTTTAGAAAAAGGAGCCCAGTTTTCGGTTCAGTATACGGTGATTATCAGGTTGTTGCTGTGTGCTGGATGTGGGCTCTATGGTTTATTCTATGTGAGAAAGACGGTTAAAGAATTTTTTCGCTTTCCAGGCGCCTGGAGTTTATTGCTCGGACTATGGGGGTTAGTCACGGTTGCTTTTGCATCCAATATCCCTTACACCGCAACGGCTTGTTTTGCAATCTTTTGTATTATTTTGTTTGTACCGGCTCTAATAATCAATTTAGGTTATCGGCGAGTAATGTTTTCAATCTTAGCGGGACTATTAATTTACTGTATTGGTTCCTGGGTACTATACTTTATTTGGCCTGAATTAGGGCGCTATGCTACGGAGCCTAGTCGGTTAGGCAACAGTTCCAATGAATTAGGTCTTCAAATTTCGTTGGCGGTGGCAACAATCTTAAGTTTAAAAATAGCTGGATATCTAAGCCGAGGAACTATGCTGTTTCTTTTAGGATTTTTTTGCATCTCTG
It contains:
- a CDS encoding polysaccharide export protein, with the protein product MAKKYTVKILLIFCLISSLLFGCSNRVGIKQPQQSYGNGSSSQSVENQPVVPAEYLLGFGDEIEVRFFNNARFNETITVRPDGRITLEKVGDIYVSGMTPSGLDSIITKSYSDLLINPEVTIFVRQFGGYNVYLLGEVNEPGGYPITRNMTILQAIAQAGGAKDSAKLKSVMILRLGQDEQIEAIKVNLKELLKGANIPNQYYLRPQDIVYVPKTFIAGISSFLKQVYDGAFPPVDIYLRVLFWTK
- a CDS encoding oligosaccharide flippase family protein — translated: MTVLVKTEESILTAKSWLSSLTVLWQSLFGKTAWKSVLGLTDQAIVSGTNFLITVIVGRLCGINELGVYSLGFSIVILIVNMQESIIFVPYTVYVNHTPKESRAQHAGSIFIQYCLFSILAVICLIVSATLFSTVFEYNRIASLIWVLAGITPFILLREFGRRFAFANLHFASALIIDMGVVLILISGLVWLGLIAKLSAITTYAVVGLACAIVSLVWLSKFSKSMKVNWSDVKREIKRSLLFGRWVLASQITGTFHGYLMFWMLALMISTSATGAYTACWAIVSIANPLILGIGNVLAPRAARLYAESGSKEVRRVILKTTLLMGGVMILFCVMMFLFGGELMSFFYGNDYEGFESTIRVLAMGIVLSALTITVDIGLRIIEKPNKNFKACLIGLGVTIVVGPYLVVQWGVLGAAYSMLAGSMIALLVRWIAFLRLVDNSYSLD
- a CDS encoding sugar transferase codes for the protein MSYLQIVKPSIKTQSSSRIASYKEFKATIIQEIEHVNRNNHFFWLISYRIETKDVRSESGRRIYDIISSKIRSSDKIGILNDGIGVILLNTDAEIAEKLALSICTYISTFMPPPFYTIFPYPTNRDDKTRPLDFFDQFDDLKTNENSVMDSNPRPVDELPGNGNGSPTFALSSSKRYSSNNTIKNAIGKFKSDGRNSQHVIMIGMNQRSMQFALDIESNPGSGYSIDGFVDNEWDGSVDCLKQGFELVASFDQFSKYMNEHVIDEVVIGLPMNSHYQEVSRIVSLCEEQGIKVRFLPSMFNLRFARLKIVNVESYALVTFDPVKLTGWKVYIKRFFDIVISAVSLLLFSPLFLVISLLIKLTSKGPIFFVQERVGLNKRKFSLYKFRTMISGAEGMMPDLESANELQGPTFKMKNDPRVTRFGKLLRKSSLDEIPQLINVLQGFMSLVGPRPLTLRDYSGFEKNWHRRRFSVRPGLTCLWQINGRNNIPFDRWMELDMEYIDKWSLWLDLKVMLKTIPAVVLGKGAG
- a CDS encoding GumC family protein; protein product: MFSESKYENSFSLRNLFMVIFKRKLTLLVVFLSVVAIGSIVSYLLPRIYQAKATILIKDDTEDEKAILFKNSAYRGIGQFDWVNSEVEILRSYPVAERVVQELQLSQVYFKNHSNKPNIDKIIFAKTVIRVREKFRVDVPRNSNVLEISYKTKDPLLAAEVVKSFINTYKTYRSEISEQSETHQFFEEQLKIENDKLQKLERQQSAYKKEKEMLSTEAQSEILRNKLNNYEQNLTRVRTQRIGLETKLSVVKEQRDRGQYLNIPTMDASNSPSREKHIAKLRGELLDFKLQKEKLEQKFTSQYVEVIEVTNLINVTQAIIENEIQQIIEMEEASIRALKAEEKEFQRLIAQITLEVKEFAQEEYEFAQLSRGIEENREVYSMLLKKKEESRISLAKLERGVRIRVISPPIVPIKPIFPKTYLFLIVSIFLGMVSGFFLITLQEYFDHSIKSSNDLEQLVGIPSLGTVREIELT
- a CDS encoding AAA family ATPase; the encoded protein is MQTDHSMPKGLKEKIQPIFWDHFGIKEMPFSRTENPNYVYWSAGHKENLMSLRKAALKGQNILFTGKKGSGKTLIINSFVKLLPDEYRVVIINNTFTNLEYYLRNICKQFGITSTEKSSFELIQSLSSELEINRRLNRKSLLIVDDIQSSKQNVLLLLGKLLNLFPKGLLQFILVGTSEILTILENEELNDLSRLIDVKLNLSTLNYQEVKQYINHRFAVAGNQECSIFKEDSVDNIYDLSKGIPLNVNRACNRLLAEEFLKRAKQITFLDKDNSDSNLLKFELDTNDTSLQFLEDAKPATIELKIEGTETKPDKNEEQVKDNSYLDDETITITTPENFVLQETANHMVPSLLNNYSDKVLNDFQKILENIRLSAGEDSLNIIGIVSPIHKQGTSTIARILSLVASGLEISNENENPMICSNNATPNRILLIDTQLRAPELHKKFEITADFGLMDFLTKNISIEKCIIKIPNSNLNIITAGSCSPFNRKPHGFEKLKIALEKLRDQFDLVLMDLPPILEYGESISLCRICDGVVLTVKLDDCRVEVLKESKKILTHANVRIIGGIVNHRKFYLPQWLYRRL
- a CDS encoding sigma-54-dependent Fis family transcriptional regulator, with the translated sequence MKYQKEKILIVDDEPNFLRALRDTLELESFEIFTSLSALEALPILHENRIDAVITDLRMPKMSGIELLREIKQKWPGVIVFILTGYGSIQHAVDCMKLGAENYILKPINIMDLISNLKTALMKSSETEKKNAGNTADMDFPFIGQSSATIETRELVKKIAHSELSVVIKGESGTGKELIANAIYQYSNRKNKPFLKINCAALPLHLLESELFGYEPGAFTDAKKLKRGKLEIAHQGTLFLDEIGDMPIEMQAKLLRVLEEHVVERLGGNQLIQTDFRLISATNQNLELCIKNGEFRNDLYFRLNTMQINLKPLREIREDIQLISNYFVQRYSIEQKINQPSIHSKTMEIFLSYHWPGNVRELRNVIQRSVVLCDGKDILPEHLPDHMHWHEYNDVEIDSTSLLSLEDMEREHIQKVMQIASGNKNRTAALLKIHRDTLYRKLRKYELD